AGACTAGGGCACCCATCGTTCATCAACTTCCCATCCAATCTTCTCGAAAAGTTAGACTACCGTGAACTCCATTCTTGGATGACAGGCCTCATGAAAACATGGGAAACTGTGTACAAACTTAGGTCTGAATGAGAAGGCAGCATCAAAATCAATTTACTTCTAGGTACTATTCCGAAGTAAAATTAATGATCAGTACTTGCCAGCTCCAAATTTGTGACATTGACAGTTTTAGTTTACTCATGTTTCCACAGAGAACAATTGTTGTAATCATGAAAGAAGGCAAAACATaccattctttttattttaccaCTGGTACATAACTGTTATTACTTGTAGAGCAGATTTttacactttcaaaatttttgcTTAGTGTGCACTTATCACACTTGTGAAACATTCACCTGAAAACAAagctatttattttatttgtcaatTCCAATGATGAAAGTAACattactttgaaaaaaattatgctgatttgtcaaatttcctttCACGAATTACGGACCTTCAGGGTAAATTGACTGTGTTTTGGACCTTGTTTACGCAACAAAACCTCAACAGTAGCAGAATTGAGAATTTATCTCTTTCACGAGCTTTTCAGGATGAATAAAAAAGTTGTTGTTGCTTCACTTTTTTGCCATATCATTCTTTGGCAATAAAACATCTCATCCGATGTTGTTACACTCTGATAGAGATCATCTTGACGTAACTACGTTCCCTCAAATGGCTGATAGAACCCTCGCCTGGAAGCTCGGGTTCTCTCTTTGACGTCTCGGGAGAGTGGTGATGTCCAGATGATCTTTATCAAAGAAGCAAGACATAGGATGCGACATTTTATTCcttcattaattaaccctttcattctcCTTAGTGAGAACTATAATTATACTCTCCCCAGTTTCTAGTTGGGAGAATTTTGTTTTCCATCGATTAAGTAGCCTGAAGTTGATGATTGTCTCAATTATCATCACCTGTTCGCTTAACAGTGTAATGAAATTATAAGGAGAAGTTGCATGTCGATCACTTCtggaagtgaaagggttaaacataAGAAATAATATATAAAATCTACTGTAAATCTTACAGTATGTCCAAGTCACACGGTTCACCTTCATTGTCATACTCAGACCCAAGCAGGTACTCCATGTCATAGGTGGTAGTCTGCGAAGAAACAGTTTCCCCAGTGTCACCACATGAAATGTCTTCACAGTCATCAAACACATCATTTAGAACTTCATATATCATCATGGCATGTTTAGCAGAAAAAACTGGAACAAATTTCAGGACATCAACAAGTGAAAATAGCTTGTCACAATTGTCAATGATGTCTCCAACAAGCTGGCTTGAAAATCCGTGACAGTCTCCAAATGCCATAATGGTATTGGACGTAATGCTACCTTTCAACTCAAGCAAGGCACTGTGCAGGAGCTGCTTGTCATCTTGTGACACCTCTCTCACTTTCATGGCAACTTCAGTTAATTCAGTTTCACTTGTGGTGATCCGACACTCACTTCTTCCACAGTTGCACTGCAATGCACAGGTGCTACAGAAGTCATGGGCTGGTTGCATAGGGGTGATGTTGGCATCCAGTGAAGCATAAGCTGCCACCCGAATGCAACCAGGCATTCTGAGAAAGTCTTTCACTTCCTCTTCACAATGTGCTGCTTGTTGTCCGTGGTAATACAATGTTACCTCTGAAGGCAAACCATCTCTGCCAGCACGACCGGCCTCCTGATGGAAGTCCAAAATGCTTCTTGGTGGTCCATACATGATGACCCTTCTGATGTGGGGAAAATTTACTCCCATACTGAGGGCTGTTGTGGCCAACACAACTCTTGGAACTCCATCTTCTTTGAGGCCTTTGGTGAGCCTTTCTTTGTAGCTTTCAACTGTAAGGGAGTGGTAAATtccaattaaacaatcttccctCTTCCTTGACGTTCTCGGTGAGAAAGCTGCATTGTCCAGCTTTACCAGAAACCAGTTC
The sequence above is a segment of the Montipora foliosa isolate CH-2021 chromosome 2, ASM3666993v2, whole genome shotgun sequence genome. Coding sequences within it:
- the LOC137991353 gene encoding uncharacterized protein; its protein translation is MNKTMVKLFVSPNRKNLKFKVAKVKKDETIAQLTWLVNELKEKGPLTPQTLIFCCTVRDIATIVNWFLVKLDNAAFSPRTSRKREDCLIGIYHSLTVESYKERLTKGLKEDGVPRVVLATTALSMGVNFPHIRRVIMYGPPRSILDFHQEAGRAGRDGLPSEVTLYYHGQQAAHCEEEVKDFLRMPGCIRVAAYASLDANITPMQPAHDFCSTCALQCNCGRSECRITTSETELTEVAMKVREVSQDDKQLLHSALLELKGSITSNTIMAFGDCHGFSSQLVGDIIDNCDKLFSLVDVLKFVPVFSAKHAMMIYEVLNDVFDDCEDISCGDTGETVSSQTTTYDMEYLLGSEYDNEGEPCDLDIL